Proteins encoded within one genomic window of Setaria italica strain Yugu1 chromosome IV, Setaria_italica_v2.0, whole genome shotgun sequence:
- the LOC101770959 gene encoding 26S proteasome regulatory subunit 8 homolog A, translating to MATVAMDVSQPSALPADGDKAAAAKGSGVGKGLERYYKQQIHDVDLGLLQKIKDLRRQEAQRNVINSRVKFCRDELRLLQEPASHVGEVVKVMSKSKVLVKVHPEGKYIVDVDKSIDIAKLMPSTRVALRSGSYMLHVILPSKVDPLVNLMKVEKVPDSTYDMIGGLDQQIKEIKEVIELPIKHPELFESLGIAQPTGVILYGPPGTGKTLLARAVAHHTDCTFIRVSGSELVQKYIGEGSRMVRELFVMAREHAPSIIFMDEIDSIGSARMGSGGGRGDSEVQRTMLELLNQLDGFEATHKIKVLMATNRIDILDQALLRPGRIDRKIEFPNPNETSRFDILKIHSRRMNLMRDIDLKKIAAKMNGASGAELKAICTEAGMFALRERRVHVTQEDFDMAVAKVMKKDTEKNMSLRKLWK from the exons ATGGCGACGGTGGCGATGGACGTCTCGCAGCcgtcggcgctgccggcggacggcgacaaggcggccgcggcgaagGGGAGTGGCGTGGGGAAGGGGCTGGAGCGGTACTACAAGCAGCAGATCCACGACGTGGACCTCGGGCTCCTGCAGAAGATCAAAGACCTCCGCCGCCAGGAGGCCCAGCGCAACGTCATCAACTCCCGAG TCAAATTTTGCCGGGATGAGTTGCGTCTGCTTCAAGAACCGGCTTCACATGTTGGTGAGGTTGTGAAGGTGATGAGCAAATCAAAGGTTCTAGTGAAG GTGCATCCAGAAGGCAAATACATCGTAGATGTTGATAAAAGCATAGATATTGCAAAGCTCATGCCTTCCACAAGAGTTGCTCTTCGAAGCGGCAGCTATATGCTTCATGTTATCCTGCCCAGTAAAGTCGATCCATTGGTTAATCTTATGAAGGTTGAGAAGGTTCCTGATTCTACATACGATATGATTGGTGGTCTTGATCAGCAAATTAAAGAGATCAAAGAG GTGATCGAGCTTCCAATTAAGCATCCTGAGTTGTTTGAGAGTCTTGGCATTGCCCAACCAACG GGTGTCATTCTCTATGGCCCTCCAGGTACAGGAAAAACATTACTTGCACGTGCGGTTGCTCATCACACGGACTGCACCTTCATTAGGGTCTCAGGTTCTGAGCTGGTTCAGAAGTACATTGGAGAGGGTTCCCGGATGGTTCGCGAACTTTTTGTGATGGCTAG GGAACATGCACCATCCATTATATTTATGGACGAAATAGACTCCATAGGATCTGCTAGGATGGGGTCAGGAGGTGGTCGTGGTGACAGTGAGGTTCAGCGAACCATGCTTGAGCTTCTAAACCAACTTGATGGTTTTGAGGCAACACACAAGATTAAGGTTCTTATGGCAACAAACAGGATAGACATATTGGATCAAGCCCTCCTGAGGCCTGGCCGCATTGACAGGAAGATTGAATTTCCAAATCCGAATGAAACT TCTCGCTTTGATATTTTGAAGATCCACTCCAGAAGAATGAACTTGATGCGTGACATTGATCTGAAGAAGATCGCTGCGAAGATGAATGGAGCATCAGGAGCAGAGTTGAAG GCTATTTGCACAGAAGCGGGAATGTTTGCCCTTCGCGAGAGAAGAGTGCACGTCACCCAGGAGGATTTTGATATGGCCGTGGCAAAGGTGATGAAGAAGGATACGGAGAAGAACATGTCACTGCGGAAACTCTGGAAGTGA
- the LOC101762178 gene encoding putative cyclin-dependent kinase F-2 — protein sequence MLTLAARGDFPDSWPPSRPSHWRSASTACLLLRAADELHATGTVHGDINPGSILVGPDGNGALKIRGFGCAWTVRSVGKTMRPEDPVGTLRDRSPEQLIRSSGCYGPEVDIWALGCVMAELLTGGEPLFTATTEEDMITMGVEAFHGMVELSVAGREVLAGLLAFHSEERLTAADALKHRRRRMRRRCPLRLPKRSSLALCRRSLKRRRVQ from the exons ATGCTGAcgctcgccgcgcgcggcgaTTTCCCGGACTCgtggccgccgtcgcggccgtcGCACTGGCGCTCCGCGTCTACTGCTTGTTTG CTCCTGCGGGCGGCGGATGAGCTGCACGCCACCGGGACAGTCCACGGCGACATAAACCCCGGCAGCATCCTCGTCGGCCCCGACGGCAACGGCGCGCTCAAGATCCGCGGCTTCGGGTGCGCGTGGACGGTGAGGAGCGTCGGGAAGACGATGCGCCCGGAGGATCCCGTGGGCACATTGCGGGACCGCTCGCCGGAGCAGCTGATACGCAGCAGCGGGTGCTACGGGCCCGAGGTGGACATCTGGGCCCTGGGGTGCGTGATGGCCGAGCtcctcaccggcggcgagccccTGTTCACGGCGACCACGGAGGAGGACATGATCACGATGGGGGTGGAGGCGTTCCACGGGATGGTGGAGCTGTCGGTTGCCGGGCGCGAGGTCCTTGCTGGCCTTCTGGCCTTCCACTCCGAGGAGAGGCTCACCGCGGCGGACGCGCTCAAGCACCGGCGGAGGAGGATGCGGAGGCGATGTCCCCTGCGGCTGCCGAAGCGGAGCTCCCTGGCTTTGTGCCGTCGTTCTCTGAAGCGTAGGAGAGTCCAGTAG
- the LOC101770548 gene encoding GTP-binding nuclear protein Ran-3, which yields MALPNTQPVDYPSFKLVLVGDGGTGKTTFVKRHISGEFEKRYEPTIGVEVRPLDFTTSHGKLRFYCWDTAGQEKFGGLRDGYYINGQCAIIMFDVTSRLTYKNVPTWHRDISRVCENIPVVLCGNKVDVKNRQVKAKMVTYHRKKNLQYYEISAKSNYNFEKPFLYLARKLAGNMDLRFEAEIALVPADVTIDLAAQKKIEEEITAAASMPLPDEDEDIMD from the exons ATG GCGCTGCCGAACACCCAGCCCGTGGACTACCCCAGCTTCAAGctcgtcctcgtcggcgacggcggcaccg GGAAGACGACCTTCGTGAAGAGGCACATCAGTGGGGAGTTCGAGAAGCGATACGAAC CAACCATTGgtgtggaggtgcggccgttgGACTTCACCACGAGCCATGGCAAGCTGAGATTCTACTGCTGGGATACGGCCGGCCAGGAGAAGTTTGGTGGCCTCCGCGATGGATACTA CATCAATGGCCAGTGTGCCATCATCATGTTCGATGTCACCTCAAGGCTCACTTACAAGAATGTTCCCACCTGGCACAGGGACATCAGCAG GGTCTGTGAGAACATCCCGGTTGTCCTGTGTGGCAACAAGGTGGACGTGAAGAACCGGCAGGTGAAGGCCAAGATGGTGACCTACCATAGGAAGAAGAACCTTCAGTACTATGAGATCTCCGCCAAGAGCAACTACAACTTCGAGAAGCCTTTCCTCTACCTTGCAAGGAAGCTCGCAGG GAACATGGACCTCAGGTTCGAGGCGGAGATCGCGCTCGTCCCTGCCGACGTGACCATTGACCTTGCTGCACAGAAGAA GATTGAGGAAGAGATTACAGCTGCAGCGTCGATGCCCCTGCCGGACGAGGACGAAGATATCATGGACTGA